A stretch of DNA from Carya illinoinensis cultivar Pawnee chromosome 12, C.illinoinensisPawnee_v1, whole genome shotgun sequence:
atatatatagagcaatattgctacatacagtcgtgaaattgtAAATGCCGCAcaattactttgaaaaagagtgaggtccacgattgaaaagttagttttttttttcatgtgggtcccatattaattcattttttttcaaagcgactgcacgcctcTTGTACAATtacgactacaaatattatttctcatatatatatatatatatgaacgaTCTTGTCGATTTTCCGGAACATGGGACAAACCTTGACGATGGCTTGCTGGTAATTGATTGAATTATCATATTCAATCTTATATTATAAGCAGCAATATTGTACGTACGTAAGCTCGCATCGAAATTCTGGACATCAAATTTCATATAAGTTATACGTGTAATATTATATGTAGAAGTTTAATCCACTCGACAATCATGTTTTAATTAATCATTCAGTACGTTTTAGATTTTGGTCTAGTGGACGGACTTAAAATATCAACATGAAACCTGCATGCACAtgattagaaaattataaataacatgCACACAAGATAGTCGTTTTGATGATTCATACGTACGATTCAATTaaagatatattaatttatgatcaTCAACAACTTTGACTTCAACATggaattgattttcaaataaggcgcatgcatgcatgcagtattaATCATGATCTTACGccaaaacattaattaattacatggcaatgcatgcatgcagtagtaCTATTTCTAACTCACGAATCAATCAACAATCGAAATAAACAGTACATGGTAAGATACACCACGAGAGATTAAGAGtttaaaatatcaataattAGGCAAACTATAGTTGATCATTAACAGCCAAAACGACAATATTCGTGAGAGATGTCATAACTAGAAGACTTAGATCTTCCACCATTAGGTTTTCCAAGAGATCGAGTAGAAACTGACGAAGATCTAAATTAAGTAGTACTACTTATCTAGCTAGAGAAGTGCCAACATTAACAGCTTTTATAAGTACTTGCAGATCATAGGCCAGTTATGAAGTAATCATGTATTagcgaatatatatatatagatcaatttGACACAGTACTACTACATCTGAACTTCAAGATGTTCGATCTCCCACAACCAGTGCTCATGATGAACGTTCGCGTGCAGAAGCTTTATTTCTTTAATAAGGAGAAACACCCACATTAGCTGAAGCGAAGAacccatggtctttaataagtACGTCCTGATTTGCTTCCTACTCGAAACCAAAACACAGATctcaacgagagagagagagatatacatatatatatatatatatatatatatttaagattattGTAACCAGTTACAAAttctaaatagataaatttcgtGTAggctctttataaaaaaatggattatattaaaaaagaatagtttatataaaaatggattatattaaaaaagaatagtttatatatatatatatatttattttatagtggATTTacatttttagtaaaatttgtgtatttaaaaattgtataaatcaTTACTGCACATGCAATGGTATCAGATGAAGGTGTACTAGGCTAATTACGTACCTGCTGGCGCACGTTTGTCTTCTTCATAGCCTGCTCAGGCATGAGACCAAAGTGAATGTGTGGAAAGTGGGCCCACTGATACAGAGATTTCAAAACTGGTTTATGAAAGGATCTCACAAGGTTGATAACgtacaatgaaaaaaataattgagacCATAGCAAATATGGTAAactagaaaataaagaaatgttGCTGGGTGATATATTACATTCTTGGCAGCGGCACTGAAGGCTTCTCTATGGGATATTCCGGGATTTACTGACTTGATGCGTTGGATCTCGTCCCTGCAGATTCACCGATGAACCATTGATCACACATTTCTTCCAATTTAGTAAGTTTCAAACGGAATAAATATGTGCATAAAAATGGCGAGAGAGACAGAAATAGGCTTTGCGAAAGCTTGACATCATTACTTACTTGATGAAGCGGTTGTAGGCGGAGGGAACTCTCTGTCTCTTCTCTGGAGCTGGACACATCAGAGACAAACCCAGATACGTATACGTTGAGATGATCGCTTGAGAGACAACTTTGAATGAAttccttttattctttctctctctagactctctctatatatatatatatagacacgcATATGTGATCCATATATGGTTCCACACATAGGAAAGTTCTAGCTAGCTAATTTTCTATGACTAGGGGGGAGAAAGCGGTCTATTTTATATTACCATGCATCTATATTTCCAGGAGCGAACACCCTCAATCTTATTCAACAAACAAAGACTTGGAAAAACCATCCTGGTCATGTTTTATTCTTGTCAGCTAGAATAGCCAAGCTTGAATATAATCCCGGACGCAAGGGAGAATAAAAAGTTCATCACTTTTCCTACAATAATGTTTGAGTTTCTCGACAGATTTATCAAATATTGCAGCATTTATGGTTTATATTAGAGAACTAGCCACCAACAAATTAACAGAAGTTTATTTACGAAAAAAAGCATCCAATATGGTGGCTTAAAGCTGGACTGGCAGGCACAAGGGGGTTTTGGTACGTTCGATAAGAGTTCCCACCGATCCAGCTAAATACCAGTCCAGAAGGCCATTGAGACTGTAAAAGTGGGCAGAAAAGGCAAATGGACTCCATAGATAATCAATCCTAACAAATCAATATCCTAGTACCCTTTTCATTCtgcataaaaaatcaaatgttGATGTTgccaaagattaaaaaaaggagagatatatatatttatatatatggaccaagggagggaaaaaaaaaatttggcccaaaaatttcTTCAAACTGAAAAGTGGGTCTCGAAGAAGGACTAGAAAAGGAAATATGTAATGAAACTTACGTTTATTTATGGTTGGGGGCCGTGGAAGCTCGTCAACTACTCCTCCCCTAGCGGGCATAGTGAAGTCACTCGCATTGCTTTGGTTGATCAAGAAGTT
This window harbors:
- the LOC122289609 gene encoding protein YABBY 4-like, yielding MSSSSTLALDHFPPSEQLCYVHCNICDTVLVVSVPCTSLFKTVTVRCGHCTNLLPVNMRGLLLPSANQFHLGPSSLFSHPPSVLEDQIPNPTPNFLINQSNASDFTMPARGGVVDELPRPPTINKPPEKRQRVPSAYNRFIKDEIQRIKSVNPGISHREAFSAAAKNWAHFPHIHFGLMPEQAMKKTNVRQQEANQDVLIKDHGFFASANVGVSPY